From the Cucumis sativus cultivar 9930 chromosome 5, Cucumber_9930_V3, whole genome shotgun sequence genome, the window TTGAGTCCAATAAGATATCTAATTGGGCCGATCTCGGGATTTGGGCCATTAGAATTCGGACTAACATAGCTCTAGACACAAGCCCATTTGTTTATCTCGAAactattacttttcttttcttttttctttttggaaaatcacgtatatagcacaattaaaaaaaaaaacaaaaaatataacacaaaaaaaagttatttgtaaaaatagtaaatttagtagctatcattgatagaagttATGACTGATTGCAACTATAAATGATGACAATGACaacacatttttcaaattgaaaactttCACTATAGCATCTATTTATCGGTGATGGAAACTTATAGCAGCTATCAACCTACCattaatagtttttaatttgaaaaaacaaaaaagaactaCTCGTAACGACGACTAATAGAAAGTTATCATTAATAGCAGTTATTAGTGACAATtttcaacaagaaaaaatagaaaagaaaagtctaCGAAATAAAGATCAAACATAacctttttaatctttaactaattttttttctttttatttatttatgtaattatttttttattcttgtgcTATATATTATAGAAGGAACGGAAGACAAAATTAGGAAGAATAGGTGTTGGATGTAAAAAGCTACAAAGTTGAGTGTGAATCAATTCTATACAATCCAGATTTATTAAGAGCTTTTatacattcttttttcttattgaaattacccaaaaaagaagaagaaaagaaatgttcaTAATAAtccttaatatttaaaagtggAGGAAGGAATCTATGCCTTCGTGAGTACAAAAAAGCCTAAGCTCCTCTTGGAGGCCCTCCTTTCACCCCAATTCTCCTGCCAATTCAagtacacacacacacatatatatacatattcaaCAGCAACATAAATCACtcctaaaataaacatttcttttataataacacaaaaaaatatcaatacaaactctttattgattttgttaacaaccaaccaatattttttttcaaatagtaATTATGACACTTTTTATCTTCTAAAACACTATGCTCTAGATTGTGACCTTTCAGTACAAAATTCCAAACGTAACATggatgaatttatttattttttacccACCAAGCTAGTAgtcaatgaaaaattgaaatttcaaaagtaaaattatgatattttgaaatttaagattaaattgaacaaaacttataatttaaataaattaaaatgttttttttttctcgcatggttttaaaataataatacctGATAAGTTTAATAATCTTAAATGCAAAGTGtgttcaaataatatatacctGTTATGGATGGGGTCTGGTCCTTTAGGAACTCTAACTTTGCTCATAAAGTTAGGATCCAACAGCTTTGGATGGTTGTTAATGGCCAATTGATCCTCAGCTTCCTTCATGGCATGCCTTCCCTCGACCTGATGAACAGACTCAGCCGCCGCCTGCCAGCTTTTCGTTCTCCCTGGTGGTGGCGGGGATGACCCAACAACCAAAAGCCATACAAACAGCCCCACAACCACAGCACCAAGCAAGACCTTCAAGTAAGAAAAATAGCAACAGCTATCTacacttttcataaatatatatagctaGATTTAATTGTGTATGTATGATCTACTTCAGACGTATATGTCGAGAGTGAGTCgtggttaattagttttatgatTGGATGAAAACGGGATGGATATGAAAGCAATGAAGAGAAGAAGTAGTATGGGGATTggaagggaaagaaagaaggagatgttattactattttgttagtttgtttgGTAGGGGATGCATGTTTAATTAGGGcgagctttctttttttctttataggGTTTTGGTGGATTCTGTTGCACTTTTCTCAAACCTTGATTTGccatgtttttttgtttttgttttgttctctattttagtttattatatatgtgtatttagattaataatttacatggtgtgtgtgtgtatgtattagattaaataatgatttgaTGCTTGtgtgagaagaaaaagagagaaaagaaaagtattaaTTTGGTAATAAGATAGTGAATGATTTGGTCTTGAAAATTACAAGTCAAATGAAACTTTGTAAAGGTTTAAAGTTATTGTGAAGTA encodes:
- the LOC105435565 gene encoding uncharacterized protein LOC105435565, which encodes MKSVDSCCYFSYLKVLLGAVVVGLFVWLLVVGSSPPPPGRTKSWQAAAESVHQVEGRHAMKEAEDQLAINNHPKLLDPNFMSKVRVPKGPDPIHNRRIGVKGGPPRGA